From the Gouania willdenowi chromosome 19, fGouWil2.1, whole genome shotgun sequence genome, one window contains:
- the galk1 gene encoding galactokinase, translated as MAARTPGVCELLAEARCLYGEVFGGGAPQVAACAPGRVNLIGEHTDYNQGLVLPMALPLVTVVVGSQNPGMDVTVVTARKDADKPHRVDFSLPSNGASLPPGSPQWANYVKGVIQHYRGRPLQGFKAVIASSVPLGGGLSSSASLEVAFYTFLQQLIPDDGDQVSKAVACQQAEHTHAGVPCGIMDQFVSVLGQEGHALLIDCRSLEATPVPLADPNLVILITNSNVKHSLAGSEYPLRRRQCEEAASILQRDSLRDATMDQLREAKGRMDEVIYKRARHVIEEIQRTVQAVDALRKGAYKEFGKLMVESHNSLRDLYQVSCRELDQLVSAVLEVDGVFGSRMTGGGFGGCTVTLLQAHAVDRAILHIQEHYSGTATFYITTPSEGARALALS; from the exons atggcgGCTCGGACTCCCGGAGTGTGTGAGCTGCTGGCGGAGGCTCGGTGTTTGTACGGAGAGGTGTTCGGGGGAGGGGCCCCGCAGGTGGCGGCCTGTGCCCCGGGGAGGGTGAACCTGATTGGGGAGCACACCGACTACAACCAGGGACTCGTCCTACCCATG GCGTTGCCTCTGGTGACTGTGGTGGTGGGAAGTCAGAACCCAGGGATGGATGTCACCGTGGTAACGGCGAGAAAGGATGCTGACAAGCCTCATAGGGTAGACTTTAGCTTGCCCAGTAACGGAGCCTCGCTGCCACCGGGGTCACCCCAATGGGCCAACTATGTGAAGGGTGTGATCCAGCATTATAGAG GTCGACCTCTTCAAGGCTTTAAGGCAGTCATAGCCAGCAGTGTCCCTCTGGGGGGGGGTCTCTCCAGCTCTGCTTCTTTAGAAGTGGCCTTCTACACCTTCCTACAACAACTCATACCAG ATGATGGAGATCAGGTGTCCAAGGCTGTAGCATGTCAGCAGGCGGAGCACACGCATGCTGGAGTACCCTGTGGTATTATGGATCAGTTTGTGTCGGTTCTAGGCCAGGAGGGCCATGCCTTGCTCATTGACTGCAG GTCTTTGGAAGCCACCCCTGTTCCTCTGGCTGACCCTAACCTTGTCATCCTGATCACTAACTCCAATGTGAAGCACTCTCTAGCTGGAAGCGAGTATCCGTTGAGACGTAGACAGTGTGAGGAGGCTGCCTCCATCCTGCAGAGAGACAGTCTGAGGGACGCTACCATGGACCAGCTGCGGG AGGCAAAGGGCAGAATGGATGAAGTCATCTATAAGAGGGCTCGCCACGTGATTGAGGAGATTCAAAGAACCGTGCAGGCTGTTGACGCGCTGAGAAAAGGAGCCTACAAAGAGTTTGGCAAACTGATGGTGGAGAGCCACAACTCGCTAAG GGATCTGTACCAGGTGAGCTGCAGAGAGCTGGACCAGCTAGTGTCTGCTGTCCTGGAGGTGGACGGAGTGTTTGGTAGTCGGATGACTGGTGGAGGATTTGGTGGATGCACGGTGACCTTACTGCAAGCTCACGCTGTGGACAGGGCCATCCTCCACATACAG